Proteins from a single region of Shinella zoogloeoides:
- a CDS encoding DUF1285 domain-containing protein: protein MATGEIRESTDAAGLAALISRAGAETGGRGLPPVERWNPPFCGDIDMEIRADGTWFYMGTPIGRAPLVRLFSTVLRRDEDGKTYLVTPVEKVGIRVVDAPFLAVEMNVSGEGAAQVLTFRTNVGDVVGAGPEHPLRFVIAGGNSELKPYLLVRGRLEALVSRAVMYDLVALGETVDIDGVPMFAVRSGGMVFPVMPAAELDALSR from the coding sequence ATGGCAACGGGTGAAATTCGCGAAAGCACGGACGCTGCGGGACTGGCCGCCCTGATCTCGCGCGCAGGCGCCGAGACCGGCGGGCGTGGCCTGCCGCCCGTCGAGCGCTGGAATCCGCCGTTCTGCGGCGATATCGACATGGAAATCCGCGCCGACGGCACGTGGTTCTATATGGGAACGCCCATCGGCCGCGCGCCGCTGGTGCGGCTGTTCTCCACGGTCCTGCGCAGGGACGAGGATGGGAAGACCTATCTGGTGACGCCGGTCGAGAAGGTCGGCATCCGCGTCGTCGATGCGCCTTTCCTTGCGGTGGAGATGAATGTGAGCGGAGAGGGCGCGGCGCAGGTGCTGACCTTCCGCACCAATGTCGGCGATGTGGTGGGGGCGGGGCCGGAGCATCCGCTGCGCTTCGTCATCGCGGGGGGGAACAGCGAGCTGAAGCCCTATCTCCTCGTGCGCGGCCGGCTGGAGGCGCTGGTCTCGCGGGCGGTGATGTACGATCTGGTGGCGCTGGGCGAGACCGTCGACATCGATGGCGTGCCGATGTTCGCGGTGCGCTCCGGCGGAATGGTCTTCCCGGTCATGCCGGCGGCCGAACTGGATGCCTTGTCCCGATGA
- a CDS encoding GNAT family N-acetyltransferase codes for MNMLKHDIVYLTEDTSHDAAIELINEEAFGPGRHVRAAARIREQGPHDLSLSFVCTDDGETIASVRMTPVLAGGVKAHLLGPLAVRPSHKNRGIGRELLRIACAAARRKGSEAVVLVGDPPYYGPLGFEKVAWNALTFPGPVDPARVLVMPFAEDTHARLKGVIAWRDDEGR; via the coding sequence ATGAACATGCTCAAGCACGATATCGTCTACCTGACGGAAGATACCTCCCACGACGCCGCCATCGAACTGATCAACGAGGAAGCCTTCGGCCCTGGTCGGCATGTGCGCGCCGCCGCGCGCATCCGCGAGCAGGGGCCGCACGACCTTTCGCTCTCCTTCGTCTGCACGGATGACGGCGAGACCATCGCCTCGGTGCGCATGACGCCCGTTCTGGCCGGTGGCGTGAAGGCGCATCTGCTCGGCCCGCTCGCCGTTCGCCCCTCGCACAAGAACCGGGGCATCGGCCGGGAGCTGCTGCGCATCGCCTGCGCGGCCGCCAGGCGGAAAGGCTCGGAGGCCGTCGTGCTCGTCGGCGATCCGCCCTATTACGGCCCGCTCGGTTTCGAGAAGGTGGCGTGGAATGCTCTGACCTTCCCCGGCCCGGTCGATCCGGCGCGCGTGCTCGTCATGCCTTTCGCGGAAGATACGCATGCGCGGCTGAAGGGCGTCATCGCCTGGCGGGATGACGAGGGGCGTTGA
- a CDS encoding CoA pyrophosphatase — MSLAPYSAAEFRRRAVAQTLTLGEESWREHGDSLLNPGVIPHLEDMKLRDAAVLVPVVDDGVEARVIFTQRTATMRKHSGQVAFPGGAVDAEDGDAETAAMREAEEEISLDRRFVEPVGRLPQYKALSGFSITPVLAVVQPGFELVPNPAEVEKVFDVPLSFLMDPRNHERGSGVWLGDERHYYRMPYEGHNIWGITAGIVRVIYERLYA; from the coding sequence ATGAGCCTTGCGCCCTACAGCGCCGCCGAATTCCGCCGCCGGGCCGTCGCGCAGACCCTGACGCTCGGCGAGGAGAGCTGGCGCGAACACGGCGACAGCCTGCTCAATCCCGGCGTCATTCCCCATCTTGAGGACATGAAGCTGCGCGATGCGGCCGTGCTGGTTCCCGTCGTCGACGATGGCGTGGAGGCGCGCGTCATCTTCACCCAGCGCACGGCGACCATGCGCAAGCATTCCGGCCAGGTCGCCTTTCCGGGCGGGGCGGTGGATGCGGAGGATGGCGACGCCGAGACGGCGGCGATGCGCGAGGCGGAGGAGGAAATCAGCCTCGACCGCCGCTTCGTCGAACCTGTCGGCCGGCTGCCGCAATACAAGGCGCTGTCGGGCTTCTCGATCACGCCGGTGCTGGCGGTGGTGCAGCCGGGTTTCGAACTGGTTCCCAATCCGGCCGAGGTGGAGAAGGTCTTCGACGTGCCGCTCTCCTTCCTCATGGACCCGCGCAACCACGAACGGGGCAGCGGCGTCTGGCTCGGCGACGAGCGGCATTATTATCGCATGCCCTATGAGGGGCATAACATCTGGGGCATCACCGCCGGCATCGTGCGGGTGATCTATGAAAGGCTCTATGCATGA
- a CDS encoding NUDIX domain-containing protein, translating to MDDNAPPARGPFVNLVKRVIHAYFALSRGMTMGVRAACFDEAGRVFLVRHSYVPGWHLPGGGIERGETALEALAKEMREEGNLAIGAPPRLLHVYFNRQTSKRDHVLLYRCDGVAQTAPRLKDREIVEAGFFALDALPAATTAATHRRLEEMAGRSPFADYW from the coding sequence ATGGATGACAACGCCCCGCCGGCCAGAGGCCCGTTCGTGAACCTCGTGAAGCGCGTAATTCACGCCTACTTCGCGCTGTCGCGCGGCATGACGATGGGCGTGCGCGCGGCCTGTTTCGACGAGGCCGGCCGCGTCTTCCTCGTGCGCCACAGCTACGTGCCCGGCTGGCACCTGCCGGGCGGCGGCATCGAGCGGGGGGAGACGGCGCTGGAGGCGCTGGCCAAGGAAATGCGGGAGGAGGGCAACCTTGCCATCGGCGCGCCGCCGCGGCTCCTCCATGTCTATTTCAACCGGCAGACCAGCAAGCGCGACCATGTGCTGCTCTATCGCTGCGATGGCGTGGCGCAGACCGCGCCGCGCCTCAAGGACCGCGAGATCGTCGAGGCCGGCTTCTTCGCGCTCGACGCCCTGCCGGCCGCAACTACGGCGGCGACCCACCGGCGGCTGGAGGAGATGGCCGGCCGGTCGCCCTTCGCGGATTACTGGTAG
- a CDS encoding glutathione S-transferase family protein has protein sequence MGMLVDGVWHDVWYDTKATKGHFQRSVSQFRNWITPDGAPGPTGEGGFAAEAGRYHLYVSLACPWAHRTLIFRKLKKLEDLITVSVVDPLMLSKGWEFKGENGGTLDPLFGATALYEVYLKADPHYSGRVTVPVLWDKKENRMVSNESAEIIRMFNSAFDRLTGSRDDFYPEPLRAEIDALNDSIYDTINNGVYKAGFATTQEAYEGNVTKLFAMLDSLEERLSKQRYLTGGRITEADWRLFTTLVRFDPVYVGHFKCNIRRIADYPNLYGYLRDLYQVPGVADTVNMRHIKEHYYRSHVTINPTGVVPVGPEMDLASPHGRDGLKAA, from the coding sequence ATGGGCATGCTCGTTGACGGCGTCTGGCATGACGTCTGGTACGATACGAAGGCGACGAAGGGCCATTTCCAGCGCTCCGTTTCGCAGTTCCGCAACTGGATCACACCGGATGGCGCGCCCGGCCCGACCGGCGAAGGCGGCTTTGCGGCGGAGGCCGGCCGCTACCATCTCTATGTCTCGCTCGCCTGTCCCTGGGCGCACCGCACGCTGATCTTCCGCAAGCTGAAGAAGCTGGAGGACCTGATCACTGTCTCCGTGGTCGATCCGCTGATGCTGTCGAAGGGCTGGGAGTTCAAGGGGGAGAATGGCGGCACGCTCGACCCGCTGTTCGGCGCAACCGCGCTCTATGAAGTCTATCTCAAGGCCGATCCGCACTATTCCGGCCGTGTGACGGTGCCGGTGCTCTGGGACAAGAAAGAGAACCGCATGGTCTCGAACGAATCGGCGGAAATCATCCGCATGTTCAACTCGGCCTTCGACCGCCTCACCGGCTCGCGCGACGACTTCTATCCGGAGCCGCTGCGCGCCGAAATCGACGCGCTGAACGACAGCATCTACGACACCATCAACAATGGCGTCTACAAGGCCGGCTTCGCGACGACGCAGGAGGCCTATGAGGGCAATGTGACGAAACTCTTCGCCATGCTGGACAGCCTGGAAGAGCGGCTTTCGAAACAGCGCTACCTCACCGGCGGGCGCATCACCGAGGCCGACTGGCGTCTCTTCACGACGCTGGTGCGCTTCGATCCGGTCTATGTCGGCCATTTCAAGTGCAACATCCGCCGCATCGCCGACTATCCGAACCTCTACGGCTACCTGCGCGATCTCTATCAGGTGCCCGGCGTCGCCGACACGGTGAACATGCGCCACATCAAGGAGCACTATTACCGCAGCCACGTCACGATCAACCCGACGGGCGTGGTGCCGGTCGGCCCTGAAATGGACCTTGCCTCCCCGCATGGCCGCGACGGACTGAAGGCGGCCTGA
- a CDS encoding AAA family ATPase, giving the protein MGVLNSPDAGLDEKAVIAAAERALSDIARIRQEVAKVIFGQESVIEQTLLAVLSGGHALLVGVPGLAKTRLVATLGTVLGLSASRIQFTPDLMPSDILGSEVMDQDENGKRSFRFVPGPIFTQLLMADEINRASPRTQSALLQAMQEYHVTIAGARNDLPKPFHVLATQNPLEQEGTYPLPEAQLDRFLLQVDVHYPELAAERQILLETTGLNEARADAVLSAERLIEIQALIRQMPVSEKVLDAILSLVRAARPGNGNAATDKHVAWGPGPRAGQAMMLCARARALYDGRLAPSVDDVLALAEPILQHRMALTFGARAEGMSVRDVIAGLVRQAGG; this is encoded by the coding sequence ATGGGCGTTCTGAATTCCCCCGATGCGGGCCTCGACGAAAAGGCGGTGATCGCGGCCGCCGAACGCGCGCTGTCCGATATCGCCCGCATCCGCCAGGAAGTCGCCAAGGTCATCTTCGGTCAGGAAAGTGTGATCGAGCAGACCCTGCTCGCCGTGCTCTCCGGCGGCCATGCGTTGCTGGTGGGCGTGCCCGGCCTTGCCAAGACCCGGCTGGTCGCCACGCTCGGCACCGTGCTCGGCCTTTCGGCAAGCCGCATCCAGTTCACGCCCGACCTCATGCCCTCCGATATCCTCGGCTCGGAAGTGATGGATCAGGACGAGAACGGCAAGCGCTCCTTCCGCTTCGTGCCCGGCCCGATCTTCACCCAGCTCCTCATGGCCGACGAGATCAACCGCGCCTCGCCGCGCACCCAGTCCGCCCTGCTGCAGGCCATGCAGGAATATCACGTGACGATCGCCGGCGCGCGCAACGACCTGCCGAAGCCCTTCCATGTGCTGGCGACGCAGAACCCGCTGGAGCAGGAAGGCACCTATCCGCTGCCGGAAGCCCAGCTCGACCGCTTCCTGCTGCAGGTCGACGTGCATTATCCCGAGCTTGCCGCCGAACGGCAGATCCTCCTGGAAACCACCGGCCTCAACGAAGCGCGGGCCGACGCCGTCCTTTCCGCCGAGCGCCTGATCGAGATCCAGGCCCTTATCCGCCAGATGCCCGTCAGCGAGAAGGTGCTGGACGCGATCCTGTCGCTGGTGCGCGCCGCCCGCCCCGGCAACGGCAACGCCGCCACCGACAAGCATGTCGCCTGGGGTCCCGGTCCGCGCGCCGGGCAGGCGATGATGCTCTGCGCCCGCGCCCGCGCGCTCTACGACGGCCGCCTCGCGCCCTCCGTGGACGACGTGCTGGCGCTGGCCGAACCCATTCTCCAGCACCGCATGGCGCTGACCTTCGGCGCGCGCGCCGAGGGCATGTCGGTGCGCGACGTCATCGCAGGCCTCGTCCGGCAGGCGGGCGGCTGA
- a CDS encoding DUF58 domain-containing protein — protein MASVGQIVQPTPTREILSRAQARAALIPDCMVEARRLANTVIAGWHGRRKRGIGENFWQFRPYVDGESLSRIDWRRSARDDHTYVRDREWEAAHTVWIWADLSPSMMYKSSFGSVSKESRALVLMLALAEILARSGERIGCPGIMEPIAARNTAERLATALMHAPATGGLPDTAMIRGSSDIVLIGDFLDPIADVMDRLGPLARRGLRGHVVEIADPAEELFPFTGRTEFTDPESGEKLTAGRAETLKDDYARAYAARRETLADNLRHLGWSFVSHRTDRLASEALVAMHAYLSGMPAMRAEGIGR, from the coding sequence ATGGCATCCGTCGGCCAGATCGTCCAACCGACCCCGACCCGCGAGATTCTCTCGCGGGCGCAGGCCCGCGCCGCCCTCATTCCCGATTGCATGGTGGAGGCTCGACGCCTCGCCAATACGGTGATCGCCGGCTGGCACGGTCGCCGCAAGCGCGGCATCGGCGAGAATTTCTGGCAGTTCCGCCCCTATGTCGACGGCGAGAGCCTGTCGCGCATCGACTGGCGGCGCTCGGCCCGCGACGACCATACCTATGTGCGCGACCGCGAATGGGAGGCCGCCCATACCGTCTGGATCTGGGCCGACCTTTCCCCGTCGATGATGTACAAGTCCAGCTTCGGCTCCGTCTCGAAGGAAAGCCGCGCGCTCGTGCTCATGCTGGCGCTCGCCGAAATCCTCGCCCGCTCCGGCGAGCGCATCGGCTGCCCCGGCATCATGGAGCCGATCGCCGCGCGCAACACCGCCGAGCGCCTCGCGACCGCCCTGATGCACGCGCCCGCGACCGGCGGCCTGCCGGACACCGCCATGATCCGCGGCAGCAGCGATATCGTGCTGATCGGCGATTTCCTCGATCCCATCGCCGATGTGATGGACCGCCTCGGCCCCCTCGCCCGCCGCGGCCTGCGCGGCCATGTCGTCGAGATCGCCGACCCGGCGGAGGAGCTTTTCCCCTTTACCGGCCGCACCGAATTCACCGACCCCGAGAGCGGCGAGAAGCTGACGGCCGGCCGCGCCGAAACGCTGAAGGACGACTACGCCCGCGCCTATGCCGCGCGGCGCGAGACCCTTGCCGATAACCTGCGCCATCTCGGCTGGAGCTTCGTTTCCCACCGCACGGACCGCCTCGCCTCCGAGGCGCTGGTGGCCATGCACGCCTATCTTTCCGGCATGCCGGCGATGCGGGCGGAAGGGATCGGCCGATGA
- a CDS encoding glyoxalase superfamily protein, with product MRDFRDAKAMAKAMRETLAARNIEINHSEALEIVARQFGVETWNILSSKIEAKPPAGGIAFEQAVPIVRIFDVAKAHEFYLGFLGFSVDWEHRYGERFPLYTQVSRGGLRLHLSEHAGDATPGGNMVVYMKGISAFQKELIGKDYPYMRPGLEDEGTRLEVTVIDPFQNRIRFMELKD from the coding sequence ATGCGCGATTTTCGCGATGCCAAGGCCATGGCGAAAGCCATGCGGGAAACGCTGGCCGCCCGCAATATCGAGATCAACCACAGCGAAGCCCTCGAAATCGTCGCCCGCCAGTTCGGCGTGGAGACCTGGAACATCCTCTCTTCGAAGATCGAGGCGAAACCGCCGGCAGGCGGCATCGCCTTCGAGCAGGCCGTGCCCATCGTGCGCATCTTCGACGTGGCGAAGGCACATGAATTCTATCTCGGCTTCCTCGGCTTCTCCGTCGACTGGGAGCACCGCTACGGCGAGCGGTTCCCGCTCTACACGCAGGTCTCGCGCGGCGGGCTGCGGCTGCACCTTTCCGAACATGCGGGCGATGCCACGCCCGGCGGCAACATGGTCGTCTATATGAAAGGTATCAGCGCCTTCCAGAAGGAGCTGATCGGCAAGGACTACCCCTATATGAGACCGGGCCTCGAGGACGAGGGCACGCGGCTGGAGGTGACGGTGATCGACCCCTTCCAGAACCGCATCCGCTTCATGGAACTGAAGGACTGA
- a CDS encoding DUF4159 domain-containing protein produces the protein MSAFAFAFPAVLAALVLLPVIWWLLRLTPPKPASEVFPPFAILASILKREETPAQSPWWLTLLRMLMAAAVILAIADPVFNPRTNTLATSGPLVLVVDNSWAAATDWKRRAETASALIDDAESRDVPVSLVLTADRAHDAVPVDAVTARNRLAAAGPRPLPAERGGAVAALRTALDGTTPGTLAFITDGMAGSGTDDTVAALKALSPAEFRLIAGDGAPAVAVTAATNGADALSVSLTRLVGGPARSLPLTAHDSRGRPIATGTADFAAGATTTTGTIAAPFELRNDFSRLTIDGLANAGGTYLLDNSFRRRRVAFLSGEVLDASQPLLSPLHYINRALAPYADLIQPSVADLSSAIPELLEQKPSVLIMADIGRLPEGVQDEVKRWIEAGGMLIRFAGPRLAAAPADDPLVPVMLRKGERALGGALSWSEPQPLAAYPAGSPFFGMRAPENILVKRQVLAEPTPDLAERTWASLADGTPLVTTGPLGAGRIVLFHVSAETGWSNLPLSGDFVEMLRRTVQLSRGGVATGGSGQQAQGLPPYRLMTASGTLAAATGEAKPLAAGDAGRTAASFDNPPGLYGTADGYVAHNLFPAGYAIAPLALPDGASIRREPLAGKETWSLKPHLLTLAALLLLADCAIVLLMGGAFAMRRTPKRGAAAALALLLAAGMLAVVPSESRADDSRPGDEAILSRLDTTHLAYVITGESEVDRISERGLAGLTEFLTYRTTLEPGEPVGVDIARDELALYPILYWPVSASAEMPSAAAISRIDAYMRSGGTVLFDTRDQFVSLDGSAASPNTERLQAILASLDIPPLEPVPADHVLTKAFYLLANFPGRYAGGPLWVEAELDRKEDPSRPARAGDGVSPIMITGNDFAGAWAIDANGMPLLPTVPPDEVQREHAFRAGVNIMMYMLTGNYKADQVHVPALLERLGQ, from the coding sequence ATGAGCGCGTTCGCCTTCGCCTTTCCCGCCGTGCTCGCCGCACTGGTCCTCCTGCCCGTCATCTGGTGGCTGCTGCGGCTGACGCCGCCCAAGCCCGCCAGCGAGGTCTTCCCGCCCTTCGCCATCCTCGCCTCCATCCTCAAGCGCGAGGAAACGCCCGCGCAAAGCCCCTGGTGGCTGACGCTGCTGCGCATGCTGATGGCCGCCGCCGTCATCCTCGCCATCGCCGATCCGGTCTTCAACCCGCGCACCAACACGCTTGCGACCAGCGGCCCGCTCGTCCTAGTCGTGGACAATAGCTGGGCCGCCGCCACCGACTGGAAGCGGCGCGCCGAGACCGCCTCCGCGCTGATCGACGATGCGGAGAGCCGTGACGTGCCGGTCTCGCTGGTGCTGACCGCCGACCGCGCGCACGACGCCGTTCCGGTCGACGCCGTGACCGCCCGCAACCGTCTCGCCGCCGCCGGGCCGCGCCCGCTGCCGGCCGAGCGCGGCGGGGCTGTCGCGGCGCTGCGCACAGCGCTCGACGGCACGACGCCCGGCACCCTCGCCTTCATCACCGACGGCATGGCGGGCAGCGGGACCGACGACACGGTCGCCGCCCTCAAGGCCCTCTCGCCCGCCGAGTTTCGCCTGATCGCCGGCGATGGCGCGCCCGCCGTCGCCGTCACCGCCGCGACCAATGGCGCGGACGCCCTTTCCGTCAGCCTGACCCGGCTCGTCGGCGGCCCGGCGCGCAGCCTGCCGCTGACCGCGCATGACAGCCGCGGCCGCCCCATCGCCACCGGCACCGCCGATTTCGCCGCCGGCGCGACCACGACGACCGGCACGATCGCCGCCCCCTTCGAACTGCGCAACGACTTCTCCCGCCTCACCATCGACGGGCTCGCCAATGCCGGCGGCACCTATCTGCTGGACAATTCCTTCCGCCGCCGCCGCGTCGCCTTCCTTTCCGGCGAGGTGCTGGATGCCAGCCAGCCGCTGCTTTCGCCGCTGCACTACATCAACCGCGCGCTCGCGCCCTATGCCGACCTCATCCAGCCGAGCGTGGCCGACCTTTCCTCGGCCATTCCCGAACTGCTGGAGCAAAAGCCCTCCGTGCTGATCATGGCCGATATCGGCCGCCTGCCGGAAGGCGTGCAGGACGAGGTGAAGCGCTGGATCGAGGCCGGCGGCATGCTGATCCGCTTCGCCGGCCCGCGCCTTGCCGCCGCGCCCGCCGACGATCCGCTGGTTCCCGTCATGCTGCGCAAGGGCGAACGCGCGCTCGGCGGCGCGCTCTCCTGGTCCGAGCCGCAACCGCTTGCCGCCTATCCGGCAGGCAGCCCCTTCTTCGGCATGCGCGCGCCGGAAAATATCCTCGTCAAGCGCCAGGTGCTGGCCGAGCCGACACCGGACCTTGCCGAACGCACCTGGGCAAGCCTTGCCGACGGCACGCCGCTGGTCACGACCGGCCCGCTCGGCGCCGGCCGCATCGTGCTCTTCCATGTCAGCGCGGAAACCGGCTGGTCCAACCTGCCGCTCTCCGGCGATTTCGTGGAAATGCTCCGCCGCACCGTGCAGCTTTCGCGCGGCGGCGTCGCAACGGGCGGCAGCGGCCAGCAGGCGCAGGGCCTGCCGCCATACCGCCTGATGACCGCAAGCGGCACGCTTGCCGCCGCCACCGGCGAGGCGAAGCCGCTCGCCGCCGGCGACGCCGGACGGACCGCCGCCAGCTTCGACAACCCGCCCGGCCTCTACGGCACCGCGGACGGCTATGTCGCCCACAACCTCTTCCCGGCCGGATACGCGATCGCCCCGCTCGCCCTGCCGGACGGCGCATCCATCCGGCGCGAGCCGCTGGCCGGTAAGGAGACCTGGTCGCTGAAACCGCACCTCCTCACCCTCGCCGCCCTGCTGCTGCTTGCCGATTGCGCCATCGTGCTCCTGATGGGCGGGGCCTTCGCCATGCGCCGCACGCCGAAGCGCGGCGCGGCCGCCGCCCTCGCCCTGCTGCTGGCCGCCGGAATGCTGGCCGTAGTGCCGTCCGAAAGCCGGGCGGACGATTCCCGGCCCGGCGACGAGGCGATCCTGTCGCGGCTCGACACCACGCATCTCGCCTATGTCATCACCGGCGAGAGCGAGGTGGACCGCATTTCCGAACGCGGCCTTGCCGGCCTCACGGAATTCCTCACCTACCGCACGACGCTGGAACCGGGCGAGCCGGTCGGCGTCGATATCGCCCGGGACGAGCTGGCGCTCTACCCGATCCTCTACTGGCCGGTGAGCGCCAGCGCCGAAATGCCCTCGGCCGCCGCGATCAGCCGGATCGACGCCTATATGCGCAGCGGCGGCACGGTGCTGTTCGACACGCGCGACCAGTTCGTCTCGCTCGACGGCAGTGCGGCAAGCCCCAACACGGAGCGGCTTCAGGCGATCCTCGCCAGCCTCGACATTCCGCCGCTGGAGCCGGTGCCCGCCGACCATGTCCTGACCAAGGCCTTCTACCTGCTCGCCAATTTCCCCGGCCGTTATGCCGGTGGCCCGCTCTGGGTCGAGGCCGAGCTGGACCGCAAGGAAGACCCTTCGCGCCCGGCCCGCGCGGGCGACGGCGTGTCGCCGATCATGATCACCGGCAACGATTTCGCCGGGGCCTGGGCGATCGACGCCAACGGCATGCCGCTGCTGCCGACCGTGCCGCCGGACGAGGTGCAGCGCGAGCACGCCTTCCGCGCCGGCGTCAACATCATGATGTACATGCTCACCGGCAACTACAAGGCGGACCAGGTCCACGTGCCCGCCCTCCTCGAACGGCTGGGGCAGTGA
- a CDS encoding RNA polymerase sigma factor — MRPTAESKEFRRELVNLLPKLRRFAMTLTRNGSDADDLVQEACERAITRSHLWNGEGRLESWVYAMTRNLWVDEIRKRKVRTGSGTVDVAEQDSLHIEASADKAVYAKQLHKLIMTMPEGLSSVFLLVNVEGHSYREAADILGIPIGTVMSRLSAARIRLAAMISEQTERRA; from the coding sequence ATGCGTCCGACGGCAGAATCGAAAGAGTTCCGGCGAGAATTGGTCAATTTGCTGCCGAAGTTGCGGCGTTTCGCCATGACGCTGACGCGCAACGGCAGCGATGCGGACGACCTCGTGCAGGAGGCCTGCGAAAGGGCTATCACGCGAAGCCATCTGTGGAACGGGGAAGGCCGGCTGGAAAGCTGGGTTTATGCGATGACGCGCAATCTCTGGGTGGACGAAATCCGCAAGCGAAAGGTCCGCACAGGGTCGGGTACGGTAGATGTTGCCGAGCAGGATAGCCTGCATATCGAGGCGTCGGCCGACAAGGCGGTCTACGCCAAGCAGTTGCACAAGTTGATCATGACCATGCCGGAAGGCCTTTCGAGCGTCTTCCTGCTGGTGAATGTCGAAGGCCATAGCTATCGGGAAGCGGCGGATATCCTCGGGATACCGATCGGCACCGTGATGAGCCGGCTCTCGGCGGCCCGCATCAGGCTCGCGGCCATGATCTCCGAACAGACGGAAAGGAGGGCCTGA
- a CDS encoding metallophosphoesterase family protein — translation MFRLAHISDVHLGPLPALTFLELFSKRITGFVNWHRNRRRHLFTNTLDIVLDDIERQNPDHLAITGDLVNLASSLEIAAVKRWLPEAGTPENVSVVPGNHDAYVRGAYEKSTRAWYPYMRGDAGPDEWQEDRHVFPYLRVRGQVAIIGCSTAVATPPFSASGYFGSQQAREAVNMLRAAGEAGLFRVVLIHHPPIRGATSFHKRMIGIRRFAATISTGGAELVLHGHTHLNTVNWLPGQTKPVPVVGIASASQGPGGHKPPAGYNLFSISGAPGNWTIERERYALTDDGLALTLAETTRL, via the coding sequence ATGTTCAGACTTGCCCATATATCGGACGTCCATCTCGGGCCGCTGCCGGCCCTCACCTTCCTGGAACTATTCTCCAAGCGCATCACCGGCTTCGTGAACTGGCACCGCAACCGTCGCCGGCACCTCTTCACCAACACGCTGGACATCGTGCTGGACGATATCGAGCGGCAGAACCCCGATCATCTGGCCATCACCGGCGACCTCGTAAACCTCGCCTCCTCGCTGGAGATCGCCGCGGTGAAGCGCTGGCTGCCGGAAGCCGGCACGCCGGAAAACGTCTCCGTCGTGCCGGGCAATCACGACGCCTATGTACGCGGCGCCTACGAGAAATCGACACGCGCCTGGTATCCCTACATGCGCGGCGACGCCGGCCCGGACGAGTGGCAGGAAGACAGGCACGTCTTTCCCTATCTGCGCGTGCGCGGACAGGTGGCGATCATCGGCTGCTCGACGGCCGTGGCGACCCCGCCCTTTTCCGCGTCGGGCTATTTCGGCAGCCAGCAGGCGCGCGAGGCGGTGAACATGCTGCGCGCGGCGGGCGAAGCCGGCCTCTTCCGCGTCGTGCTCATCCATCATCCGCCGATCCGCGGCGCGACCTCCTTCCACAAGCGCATGATCGGCATCCGCCGCTTCGCCGCCACCATCTCGACGGGCGGGGCGGAACTGGTGCTGCACGGCCATACCCATCTCAACACGGTCAACTGGCTGCCCGGCCAGACGAAGCCGGTGCCGGTGGTCGGCATCGCTTCGGCCTCGCAGGGACCGGGCGGCCACAAGCCGCCGGCGGGCTACAATCTCTTCTCCATCTCCGGCGCGCCGGGCAACTGGACCATCGAGCGCGAGCGCTATGCGCTGACCGATGACGGCCTTGCGCTGACGCTCGCCGAGACCACACGCCTCTAA